The Nakaseomyces glabratus chromosome H, complete sequence genome segment TGTTGACTACTATTACTAttaagaaaattttttgttatagGCTTTCAAtagtatttctttttttttcccttcCCTCTTCGCAATAGTATTTGTATGCAGTGGAATGGGTTCCTTTTAATGAATGCAGATCCCCATCGGAAAAACCTAAACTCCGCAGGAGATATCCCGAAAGGCGAGATGCCGATGCAGCAAGGGTCCATGGAGGAGGCGTGTACCGCCACACGTCGCATATGACAGACGTGGTAAGGTATATCGTATATTATTACAATCCCAGAAATCCCGCAATGATACCGTCATATGTGATGAGTTTTTCCCATGGGGAAGAGAGAAATCAGATGAGGAAGTGAGGAAGTGGGGTGAGGTGAGGGAGCAAAGCCTTGTTCTTGTGCGGGATTATGTCTCGCGTGCAGCTGGACCATTGGATTCCCTGATTGGGATAATTGATTTACAAAATGGAAGGTTTCTATGCTCCTGGCAGAGGAAGAGGGAAGCGATGCGATTGTGTGGGTTGAGACTTGGTACTCTGCGATTGGTACTCTGCGATTAGCACTAGAGACTAACTAGAGACTAACTAGACTAACTAGAAACCCACTTGAGACTAGCAGTAGAGAGACCCGGAAGACTGGGGGAACTCACGATGGAGCTCATCAACGTCATTTTAGGAAGTATAagtgataaaaaaatgaaattgattgaTCACCCTTACAAAATGACCCTTATAAAAAGATTTGCATAGCATTTCCAGACAatctatttcaaaatatatatttcaaagtatacttaaaaataatatttcaaACTATTAACATACTTGAAACAGGTCCGTaacattttgaaaacaGTATCCTCAATactcaaataaaaaaattacaaacAAGAAAACGAGCATTAAAGATGTTGTGGTGTTGGTTATTTATGCTTCTCTTTGGAGAGGCCTTAGCTAAGAGAAGTCTGTATGCGACCTCTCTGGTCACTTGTATGGAGAACTCTCAGCTGCAAGCCAACAGTTTCGACGTCAAGTTCAACCCGGATGACAGGTCGTTGTTCTACAACCTGGACATGACCACATCCATCAACTCCTATGTCTACGCCTTGATCGATGTCTACGCCTACGGTTTCAAGATCATCACAAAGGAAGTGGACCTGTGTAACATCAACTGGAAGCAGTTCTGCCCCGTGCACCCAGGTAACATCCAGATAGAGTCCATCCAGTACATCTCAGAGGAGTACGTCAACGAAATCCCAGGCATTGCGTACCACGTCCCTGACATCGATGCTTTCGCTAAGGTGAGGATATACAGCCCCGAAAACCAGTACCTGGCCTGTGTGCAAGTGTTCTTCAGCAACGGTAAAACAGTGTCTCAGACCGCAATCAAGTGGGTGAGCGCAGTGATCGCTGGTATCGGCCTGCTGCTGTCCGCTACCTTGTCCACTTTCGGTAACTCCAGAGCCGCCTCCCACATCTCCGCTAACACCATGCTGCTCTTCCTGTACTTCCAGTCCGTCGTGGTCGTCTGCATGCAGCACGTCCATAGGGTGCCACCGATCGCCGCCGCATGGACGGAGAACCTGGTGTGGTCAATGGGCCTGATCAGAGTGACGTTCATGCAGAAGATCTTCAGATGGTACGTGCAGTCCACAGGCGGAACCCCTGACTTGTACCTGACTTCCAAGACACAGAGTGTGCTGACCCAGAGAGCCATCGACTACATCAGATCATCAACCGTCTACAAAAGAGCAGAGGAAGTCCTGTACGGTAACCAGAACACTATGATTTTCAGAGGCATCAAAAGACTGGGATACCAGATGAAGATCGAACCAACCTCCATTGTGCCCACCGGCTTCACTTTCTTCGTATTATGCGGTTACTTACTGGCCGGCGTCATCATCGCCGCTAAGTACGCAATAGAACTGTGCATAAGGGCTGGGTGGATGGACAAGAGGAGGTTCTTCGAGTTCAGACAAAACTGGCGCTTGATCTTGAAAGGTGCTATCCTGAGATATATCTACATCGGCTTCGTGCAATTGACTATCCTCAGTTTCTGGGAGTTCACACAACGTGACTCAGCAGCCGTCATCGTTATTGCGTGCCTGTTCGTCGTGCTGTCCTGCGGCCTGATGCTATGGTCTATCTTCAGAACTTACCATTACGGTCAAAAATCCATCAGACTCTACAACAACCCTGCCGCTTTACTGTACGGTGATGAATATGTTCTGCACAAGTATGGTTTCTTCTACACAATGTTCAGTGCTAAGTTCTACTGGTGGAATGGCGTGTTGCTATCTTACctatttttgaaatcctTGTTTGTTGGCTTTGCACAGGCGTCTGGTAAGACACAGGCCTTGGCtattttcatctttgaCTTCTTTTACACAATTGCTATCATCAGATATAAACCATACCTGGACAAACCTACAAATGTCATGAACATACTGATATGTGTGGTTACTTCTATCAATTCATTCTTGTTCATGTTCTTTTCAGATTTATTCAAGCAAGGCTACCAAGTGTCAGCAGTCATGGGCTGGGTGTTCTTCATCTTGAACGCAGCTTTCTCCTTAATCCTATTGCTAATGATCTTAACATTCACATTGCTGATGGTATTCTCCAAGAACCCTGATTTGAGATTCAAGCCTGCCAAGGACGACAGAGCTTCATTCCAAAAGACTGGCTTGTCCAATCCATTCGAAGACTC includes the following:
- a CDS encoding transient receptor potential ion channel family protein (CAGL0H08888g~Ortholog(s) have role in heme transport, sphingolipid biosynthetic process and cytoplasmic vesicle, endoplasmic reticulum, mitochondrion localization), whose product is MLWCWLFMLLFGEALAKRSLYATSLVTCMENSQLQANSFDVKFNPDDRSLFYNLDMTTSINSYVYALIDVYAYGFKIITKEVDLCNINWKQFCPVHPGNIQIESIQYISEEYVNEIPGIAYHVPDIDAFAKVRIYSPENQYLACVQVFFSNGKTVSQTAIKWVSAVIAGIGLLLSATLSTFGNSRAASHISANTMLLFLYFQSVVVVCMQHVHRVPPIAAAWTENLVWSMGLIRVTFMQKIFRWYVQSTGGTPDLYLTSKTQSVLTQRAIDYIRSSTVYKRAEEVLYGNQNTMIFRGIKRLGYQMKIEPTSIVPTGFTFFVLCGYLLAGVIIAAKYAIELCIRAGWMDKRRFFEFRQNWRLILKGAILRYIYIGFVQLTILSFWEFTQRDSAAVIVIACLFVVLSCGLMLWSIFRTYHYGQKSIRLYNNPAALLYGDEYVLHKYGFFYTMFSAKFYWWNGVLLSYLFLKSLFVGFAQASGKTQALAIFIFDFFYTIAIIRYKPYLDKPTNVMNILICVVTSINSFLFMFFSDLFKQGYQVSAVMGWVFFILNAAFSLILLLMILTFTLLMVFSKNPDLRFKPAKDDRASFQKTGLSNPFEDSPYSGDNMGSPSTFSSESPYNEKKKNRKYTAADELLALGNVAEDHDNWEDQIHNEKPEAQNGLMSPFMDVSEAGFMDNSSNSNTSASENEKKDMPQRKVSFPGKIMRALSLRGYKDNYNEPKSSINKKAVLPDRNVEGTLDPSSNHDGFYDGDNDFEREHTNPFDSDPENAFSTPDANLGRFDTDVETESFTFSLNRNSNNNNMQ